CAGCATTTGTTTCCTGACGTGCATCAGTCTTCAAAGGTGCTTTTTTCTCCTCAAGCCCTTCAGGGCCAGGGACTGGAAGCGTAGGTACGATGTGGGCATCAGTGCTGCCATTTGGATCATTGTGGGGACTGCCTGTTTGCCATTTCCCATCCTGAGAAGCACAGACTTAAACAACAACAAGTCCTGCTTTGCTGATCTTGGATACAAGCAAATGAATGCAGTTGCATTGGTCGGGATGATTACAGTTGCTGAGCTTGCAGGATTTGTGATCCCGGTGATCATCATTGCATGGTGTACCTGGAAAACTACTATATCCTTGAGACAGCCACCAATGGCTTTCCAAGGGATCAGTGAGAGGCAGAAAGCACTGCGGATGGTGTTCATGTGTGCTGCAGTCTTCTTCATCTGCTTCACTCCCTAtcatattaactttattttttacacCATGGTAAAGGAAACCATCATTAGCAGTTGTCCCATTGTCCGAATTGCACTGTATTTCCACCCCTTTTGCCTGTGCCTTGCAAGTCTCTGCTGCCTTCTGGATCCAATTCTTTATTACTTTATGGCTTCAGAGTTTCGTGACCAACTCTCCCGCCATAGCAGTTCTGTGACCCGCTCCCGCCTCATGAGCAAGGAGAGTGGTTCATCAATGATTGGCTAAAATTAAGATATCTCTTTAATTATGACTTTGTTTACCTACATTCCTTGTATTTTTCCCAAAGGCCAGAGTTGAAAACCAATTTCTTTAATTGAACCTTGTGAAGAACAGAAATAAGTACTTTTTGTGTGATATTCACAGTCAACAGAGGTGTGATGGTGAAGGCAGAGTGTGAAAAatgtgagagaggaagagaaaatagatttaCCTGATTCTGCTTTGAAATTCAAGCCactttcttatttaagaaatctaGATCAAATTTTTACAGatgtaaataaaagttgaattttttaccttaaatttttttcaataagtaaGTTATTGTTAATAATGCACAGTAAATATGTGAGTTTGTCCTAGCATGTAAAAAAATAGCTTTCATATAAAGACCTTAAATTCTGAGTGAGAGTAAAAATGTCTAGTCCTTCTAACGATAAATTTTTCTAACAGGCAAGACAGTGTGAAGAATTCAAGCAACATGTACATAAATTTCAGGACCACAAGCTTGTTACtaaagaaaaggcaaggaaattcattcattccttgAAAATGTGTTGGGTGCCTATTGTGCTCTGGGTTGTCATTTTGTtaggtagtttcttttttttcataagttattggggtacaggtggtatttggttacattaagttctttagtggtgatttgtgagattttggtgcagccattacccgagcagtatacactgcatcaCATTTGTAGTCTTCTATCTCTCATCCCCTTCCCACTATTGCACACATAATATCTCATCTTGCCCTCCTAATAAACCTGTGGAAATTGccaatacaaatgaataaatggaacttcagagaggttaagcaatttgcctCAGGATCAACAGTGGTTAGCCAAAATTGGTCCAGTGTAATACACCATATATGCTTATGTTATtcccttctttttgttgttacatTTATCAGGTCTATACTAAATTACCCTTCAATGATGAAGACACACACTAAAGCTAAGCCACATGAGATCAAGTCCATTTCAACATGGTTTACCTGGAATTCTCCAAAAAATCTGTGGGTTGTGGATTTGGCACGTCAAGCTTCAGATTGCAAGGTCTTAAGTGGTAAATAGATGCGTTGTCCTAATACCGTTCCAAGGTAGAGAATCCTGATGATAAGGAGTATAGGAAACTCAAATAgttcattatttctaaaaataaatgtatattttaaggcATGCTGAAAGTCCTACAAACCCCATAAGTAGGTGAAAAAAGAAACTCTATAGGGTGATAAACAGTCTATAAAACCTGGAAACTTGTGTGGAGTTCACCTAAGCTCACTTTTCCtaaatataactatataaaattgtaaacgaatttgttttttagaaactTTTAAGAAGATTTCTGTGAGCATAATTGACAATATCTGCATTAGAAGCAGAAAGTATTATCCATCATAAATATGAGAAAAGTATATGTCCCCTTTCTGACAatctttttatcttatttttttcaaatgccatGGGtgttgtttcagcaccattttaaaaaatttgaatacaAACAATCCCTCAGCTTATCAGGTTGAATTTTATGAAGCTCGCTTCATCACTCTTATCTTTTATGTCTGCAATATAAATAGTATAGACATTTGGTGTGAAGGGAGTAGAAAGGAAGTAGTAGTTCTGAGAGTATTCATTTGAACAGAGTGACTATGGAAGAATGAATagcaaaaaaaggagaatttttttaaaaagatctctcACTGGGAAAATAAAGAGTTATGCATTTACAAAGTAATTAAACTGGTTTTCCTTGTATTTTATTAATCCGAATCTAATGGCACTTCCTTAGGAGGGTTTTCAGATGTGCTTGTAGTTAATGGCAACATTATTGGAATGACTACATAGACAGTCCTACTCTGAGGATATGACTTTGGAAGAAACCCTTTTGGAACTACACATCCTGCTATGTCTGTGGAGAAATGGAACCACAATTCTCAAGAGTCACACTTCATATTCCCTGCTTTCAGGTGGTTGACAAAAGGTAGTTCTTCAAGCACAGGATTTATGGAATAGTGGGCAAATTAAACagcatgctttttattttgactACCATTTAAGTGGaatctttgagatttttttgaCATGTGAATCTCTAATGTGGtgagagagaaaaacataaaaacattcaaGCAATCGACAATTGGTTCTTTAACTTTAAAGGGGATGTCTTACATAATGCCAAAGGAAAATGTGACAGGGCTTCAGCTGATGACATAGCAGTGCAAGAAATCAGTGAAATTGCTTTAAGGTATTACAATAAACAACAATTTTAACAGTTATTCCTATGCTTGTCACAAGCACATAATTTGAGACAAACAAGACATCAAAACATACATCCTTGAATTAGTTTTTCAAAAAGTCAACACTGAAGCTAAACATTGCCCCCAAATCTCTGCAAGGCACTTATCAAAATCCACATAGAACCCATTCAGTATCTCATAACA
This portion of the Macaca thibetana thibetana isolate TM-01 chromosome X, ASM2454274v1, whole genome shotgun sequence genome encodes:
- the P2RY10 gene encoding putative P2Y purinoceptor 10; its protein translation is MAYPDKYTEIFKMGSNSTSTAEINCNVTNVKFQYSLYATTYILIFIPGLLANSAALWVLCRFISKKNKAIIFMINLSVADLAHVLSLPLRIYYYISHHWPFQRGLCLLCFYLKYLNMYASICFLTCISLQRCFFLLKPFRARDWKRRYDVGISAAIWIIVGTACLPFPILRSTDLNNNKSCFADLGYKQMNAVALVGMITVAELAGFVIPVIIIAWCTWKTTISLRQPPMAFQGISERQKALRMVFMCAAVFFICFTPYHINFIFYTMVKETIISSCPIVRIALYFHPFCLCLASLCCLLDPILYYFMASEFRDQLSRHSSSVTRSRLMSKESGSSMIG